From the genome of Candidatus Methanoperedens sp., one region includes:
- a CDS encoding IS1 family transposase, whose amino-acid sequence MARPRGKIDITCQNPDCKYFSKEEGKDILKRGKNRAGHQQYYCNHCRTWFVETANTPLYHKHLSRKDIIQICKHLVEKNGIRSIERITGF is encoded by the coding sequence ATGGCTAGACCTAGAGGAAAAATCGACATTACATGTCAGAATCCAGATTGCAAATATTTCTCAAAGGAAGAAGGAAAGGACATACTGAAACGTGGAAAAAATCGAGCAGGGCATCAGCAGTATTATTGCAATCACTGCCGTACCTGGTTTGTTGAAACAGCAAATACACCACTATATCATAAACATCTATCCAGAAAAGACATAATCCAGATTTGCAAACATCTTGTTGAAAAAAATGGTATTAGAAGCATCGAACGTATTACAGGTTTTC